AAAGTCGCAAAAAAGTTGGTAAAATCAAAATGCATTATCCCGAACAAAAGTGCTGAAAAAATAATTGCAGACCTTTTCCCGAATTGTCTGAAATAATTAAATACAATTCCCCGAAACATTACCTCTTCAAAAATTGCAGGAAGAAGACACATTACAAATACTGCAAATAAGAACTTTGAAAAACTATCAACCTGAGGTATGTTTTTTGTAATATCCGCCCCTAAATAATCCATTAAAATTCTTACGGGAAGATTTGCTAAAATACCCACATATTGCGAGCATACACCAATCAGAGCAGATATTAAAAATAAAATATCAGGCTTGACGGAAGAAAAGCAGTCGGTAAAATACCCTTTTTTCTCGTCCTTTAAATAAAGATATGAGGGTAAAAAAACCGATACAAAAGTAAGAAGCATAAGCTGGGTATAATAAACAAACGGAATTGTCGATACACCGGGAAATAATAATTTCATTAAAAAACCAAAAAGAAGTTGTAAGATAATTGATACCATAAGTATAAAACATACGTTCATATTCTTATTTCCTCCTTTTTTGTTATAATTTTATTTAACTTAACATCAAATTCGTCATAAGGAACTTTTTCAAATAAAAGTTCATCGTGGCAAATTCCTAAAGAAAATGTCCTATGAGTTTTTAAAAAACGGTCATAATACCCTTTACCGTAGCCTACCCTGTATCCCTCTTTTGAGAAAGCAACACCCGGAACTATTGTTAAATCAATATCCCCGCTATATTCGGTATGGTTTTTAGGCTCATATATATTATACATGCCAATCTCTAAATCATCCATACTGTTAATTTTAACAGCAATCATTTTGCCGAACTTATCAACACAATAAGGTACAAGCACCGTCTTTTCCTTTAGTGCCTCTTTAATTAAATCAATTGTTGAAATTTCGCTTTTGTTAGAAACATATATAAAAACAGTTTTACATTCTTTGTATTCTTTGAGATTTAATATCTTTTTAGTTAAATCTAAAGGCTTTAATTTATTTCTTTTTTCCAAACACTCTTTACGGAACTTAGTTTTCATTTTCTAATAAAATATTGCTTCCATTATCTTTTTGGAAGCCTCTTCCCCTTTAAAATATTTTACTATCTCATATCCAAACAAGAAACTTGCGCCCATACCTTTTGCTGTTATAATATTACCATCTGTTGCAACCTTTTTATCCACTACGTTTGCACCTTTTAAGTGACTTTCAAAACCTGGAAAACATGTTGCATCTTTCCCTTTTAAATATCCTCTCTCGCCTAATATATAAGGTGCAGCACAAATTGCTGATAAAAGTTTTTTCTCTTTATATGCATATTCTAAAAGTTCTTTTGTTTTATCACAGGAAAAAAGATTGTCACTTCCAGGCTGACCTCCGGGGAGAATAACACCTGAGAGGTTATCGGTTTCAATTTCGGAAAATAAAATATCAACGCCTACTTTAACTCCATGCGTTCCTGTAACCATTTCCTTATCGGACACTGTTTTGATTTCAATATCCGCTCTTTTAATAAAATCTAAAGTTGCTATTGCCTCAGTTTCTTCAAAACCATCTTTTAATATCATATATAACATTTTATCACCTAATTCAACATAAGATTTATATATTTATTTTCAATACTTTCAATATCAATATCGGTTATACACACCGAAAAAGGTGTCTGCCCCCATTTTTTATATAAAATTCCCTCTTTTAAGTTTTTTAAATTAAGTATTCCTTTTAAAATTTCTTTTGCCCTATTGTAAGAAAAGGAATATTCTATAAGATGCAAAACATCATTATCAATATAGTAAAAAACATATCCGTCATCAAAAATCATTACATTTTTATAGCAATCATAAATTGCATTAAAAAACTTTTCATCTCTTTTTATATAAAGATTGTTTTTAGAATTTTCATAGAAATTTTTTACTTTAAGATAGTTAAATTCACCGCTGAAACTTTCCAGTTTTTTCTTTTTATCAACTATAACTTTTTCTTTATCAAGGCAGGTAAAAACCCTGAATCCCGACTCTTTGTAAAAATCAAATAAAGACTCATTTGCCGGAATAAGATAAATAATATCTACATTTTTAATATTTTCTTTAGCGTATTCTATAAGTTTTTTGGCGTATCCTTTTTTTCTATATTCACTTAAAGTCGCAATCCCGCAAAAATATGCACCTTTATATATTTTTTCGTCTATAAAAATATCGGTGTATTCAACATATAAAGTCGATATAATTTTCCCGTTATCTCTTATAACAAAAGTGTTTCCCTCTTTAAATTTATAGGAAAAGAAAAGGTCTATATAACTGTCATCATCTTTAAAAATATCTTTCCACATTTTCTTTAAATAAGTAATGTCACTTATTCTTCCTGTATCAAACAAGACTTGCCCCATACATTTCGAGCATAAAACAAGGTCTGTAAGAAAGTTTTGCTTTTCTTAATCCCTCGTCGCCCATATCTTCCTCTCTGTTTATATATTTTAATTTCAGAAGTTCATGATTTGAAAATTCATAAAATATAGTCTGGAAAGCACCGCGATAAATTGTATCTGCTTTTTCAAAATGAATAATTGCCATATCGGAATTATACTTTTCACAAAGTGTAAAAGCAACAATTTTTCCATCCACCCTTAATGCTCCGCCAATTAAAGACAGTTTGTCCATATTTT
Above is a genomic segment from Oscillospiraceae bacterium containing:
- a CDS encoding CPBP family intramembrane metalloprotease, whose protein sequence is MNVCFILMVSIILQLLFGFLMKLLFPGVSTIPFVYYTQLMLLTFVSVFLPSYLYLKDEKKGYFTDCFSSVKPDILFLISALIGVCSQYVGILANLPVRILMDYLGADITKNIPQVDSFSKFLFAVFVMCLLPAIFEEVMFRGIVFNYFRQFGKRSAIIFSALLFGIMHFDFTNFFATFILGLILGYIISLTNRMVYTMIAHFMINFTSVLSSYIANFEIANNFYIDSLPVLFIVSVPLIIYLISLFKQKAVYMPYHDQAKYETVIENVIPINEESSIKIIEHDIRENNMKLAFKKLYTSPSFYILLMLFIYLGGSDLWK
- a CDS encoding 5-formyltetrahydrofolate cyclo-ligase, which gives rise to MKTKFRKECLEKRNKLKPLDLTKKILNLKEYKECKTVFIYVSNKSEISTIDLIKEALKEKTVLVPYCVDKFGKMIAVKINSMDDLEIGMYNIYEPKNHTEYSGDIDLTIVPGVAFSKEGYRVGYGKGYYDRFLKTHRTFSLGICHDELLFEKVPYDEFDVKLNKIITKKEEIRI
- a CDS encoding DJ-1/PfpI family protein, with translation MLYMILKDGFEETEAIATLDFIKRADIEIKTVSDKEMVTGTHGVKVGVDILFSEIETDNLSGVILPGGQPGSDNLFSCDKTKELLEYAYKEKKLLSAICAAPYILGERGYLKGKDATCFPGFESHLKGANVVDKKVATDGNIITAKGMGASFLFGYEIVKYFKGEEASKKIMEAIFY
- a CDS encoding GNAT family N-acetyltransferase, with the translated sequence MGQVLFDTGRISDITYLKKMWKDIFKDDDSYIDLFFSYKFKEGNTFVIRDNGKIISTLYVEYTDIFIDEKIYKGAYFCGIATLSEYRKKGYAKKLIEYAKENIKNVDIIYLIPANESLFDFYKESGFRVFTCLDKEKVIVDKKKKLESFSGEFNYLKVKNFYENSKNNLYIKRDEKFFNAIYDCYKNVMIFDDGYVFYYIDNDVLHLIEYSFSYNRAKEILKGILNLKNLKEGILYKKWGQTPFSVCITDIDIESIENKYINLMLN